The proteins below come from a single Dinghuibacter silviterrae genomic window:
- a CDS encoding Crp/Fnr family transcriptional regulator gives MEDLVEFLKRVGPEYFLEPLRPHIRTKHLKKSEYLARAGTVFREMYFVKKGGCVMYYLEGGKEVVTQFFFEGELMCDHYSFLTGRPSNQFVRMLEDTTVESLDDETIRQLYDEIPGLERISRLLTERTCVRLMFTLASHKNDSAEVRYRKLLIQRPQLFQRVPQYLIASYLGITPVGLSKVRKRLSGNPKGGSFIKRV, from the coding sequence ATGGAGGATCTTGTAGAATTTCTAAAACGCGTGGGACCGGAATACTTCCTGGAACCGTTGCGTCCCCACATTCGAACGAAGCACCTGAAAAAGAGCGAATACCTGGCCCGCGCAGGGACGGTTTTTCGCGAGATGTACTTTGTAAAGAAAGGGGGCTGCGTGATGTATTACCTGGAAGGGGGAAAGGAAGTCGTCACGCAGTTTTTCTTTGAGGGAGAGCTCATGTGCGACCACTACAGCTTTTTGACGGGCCGTCCGTCAAACCAGTTCGTACGGATGCTGGAGGACACGACGGTCGAAAGCCTCGACGACGAAACGATCCGGCAACTGTATGATGAAATACCCGGCCTGGAGCGAATCAGCCGGTTGCTGACCGAACGCACCTGCGTCCGTTTGATGTTCACCCTTGCATCACACAAAAACGACAGTGCGGAGGTCCGTTACCGTAAGTTGCTGATACAACGTCCGCAGCTGTTTCAGCGGGTGCCCCAATACCTCATCGCATCCTACTTAGGCATCACGCCCGTTGGTCTCAGCAAGGTCCGGAAACGCTTGTCTGGAAACCCTAAGGGCGGGTCATTTATTAAACGTGTATAA
- a CDS encoding response regulator transcription factor codes for MGDKGKRIVIVEDDFIVGEQLRIFFSRMYTVLLVTTVKEARRVLEEKTPDLVITDVLLPGGQSGFDVIRFMRRHSRYLHVPILAMSGLHDEEKAISALRFGANDFLTKPVHLRTLELKVENLLALSNHISIQQANKFAFDKRAAGIAGNNFDLKFQERFEQVVEDMAYDSAVKVGDIAGVLNCSVSTLERWCDRTYSMTPMKYILHLRLLKASVLLEQNYGRVKDIAYETGFSSLSYFSKCYKARFGLPPGRVPRPG; via the coding sequence ATGGGAGACAAGGGCAAGCGTATCGTGATTGTTGAGGACGATTTTATCGTGGGGGAACAATTGCGGATCTTTTTCAGCAGGATGTACACGGTGCTGCTGGTGACTACGGTGAAGGAAGCGAGGCGCGTCCTGGAGGAAAAGACGCCGGACCTGGTGATCACAGACGTTCTGCTGCCCGGTGGACAAAGTGGCTTTGACGTCATCCGGTTTATGCGGCGGCACAGCAGGTACCTCCACGTACCGATCCTGGCCATGTCCGGTCTCCACGACGAGGAGAAGGCCATCAGCGCCCTCCGGTTCGGCGCCAACGACTTTCTTACAAAACCGGTACACCTGCGAACCCTGGAACTGAAGGTCGAGAACCTCCTGGCGCTGAGCAACCACATTTCCATCCAACAGGCCAATAAGTTTGCCTTTGACAAAAGGGCCGCGGGCATCGCGGGCAACAACTTCGACCTGAAGTTCCAGGAGCGGTTTGAACAGGTCGTCGAGGACATGGCCTATGACTCGGCGGTCAAGGTGGGGGACATCGCCGGCGTCCTGAATTGCAGCGTCTCCACCCTCGAACGCTGGTGCGACCGGACCTATTCGATGACGCCGATGAAATACATCCTGCACCTCCGGCTGCTGAAGGCGTCGGTCCTCCTGGAGCAGAACTACGGACGGGTAAAGGACATTGCTTATGAGACGGGTTTTAGTTCCCTTTCCTACTTCTCCAAATGTTATAAGGCCAGGTTCGGGCTGCCCCCCGGCCGGGTACCCCGTCCAGGTTAA